The Luteitalea sp. sequence GGCGGCGTCATTCCGCCCAACGCCACACTCGTCTTCGAGATCGAGCTCCTCGATGTGAAATGACGTCCGTAGCCCCACCTACGCTGGCGCCGTTGTTGCCCGCTCCTTCATGTAGAGCTCATGAGCACGATTTGCCCCAGATATTGAGTATAGGACGAATGTCGAGTATGGTTGCGTCCACAGAAGGTAACATGCTCGATCTCGCTGTGTGCGCTTCCCGAGCGCAAGGAGCACGGTATCGTGGATTCGCCGACGCATCGCCTGCTTGGATCTGCAGAGTTTCGACATCTCGTTTCGCAGCGCTGGCGCGTCTCGCTGTTGTTGACCGCCTGCTTGTCACTCCTCTACTACGGCTACATCCTGCTCATTGCCACGAGCCCAGCGCTGCTCGCCCAGCGCGTGGGTGAGGTGGTCACGCTCGCCATTCCGCTCGGTGCTGCGGTGATTCTTGGCGCATGGCTCCTCACGGCCATCTACGTCGTCTGGNNNNNNNNNNTCTGGGCGAACCGGCGATACGATGTCGAGGCCGAGCGACTGCGCCAATGGTTGGCCCGCCTTGAAGCGGGAAGGCGGTAACTCGCTCCATCCGTGCCGTGCCTCGCGCGCCCGCGACCCTCCCATAGATCACATCATGGAAACAACGCTCGGCACGCCGACACTGTCGGCCATCCTCTTCTTCGGTCTGATCGTCGCGCTGACGCTGGCCATCACCTGGTGGGCCGCGAAGCGCACGAGGTCGACCCGTGAGTTCTATGCGGCTGGTCGCTCGGTCAGCGCGTTCCAGAACGGCCTTGCGCTCGCCGGCGACTACATGAGCGCTGCATCGTTTCTCGGTATTGCCGGTCTCGTCGCCTTGCAAGGCTA is a genomic window containing:
- a CDS encoding cation acetate symporter, whose amino-acid sequence is METTLGTPTLSAILFFGLIVALTLAITWWAAKRTRSTREFYAAGRSVSAFQNGLALAGDYMSAASFLGIAGLVALQG